Proteins from one Mycolicibacter virginiensis genomic window:
- a CDS encoding lytic transglycosylase domain-containing protein: MSALRWLRTAAVVGATAVLLASSCSWQLGNPIPQGVPPPPGDPVPPVSTDVASGRPADQLYQWAAERAPMLGIPITALEAYAYAARVAEVENPNCHLGWTTLAGIGQIESHHGHYNNATVARNGDVRPKIRGVRLDGSGGNLHIVEDLQPDLADDDGVVRAMGPMQFIPETWRLYGVDANNDGVVSPDNIDDAALSAAGYLCWRGKDLATPKGWMTALMAYNESEIYARAVRDWAAAYAAGRPL, translated from the coding sequence GTGTCGGCGCTACGTTGGCTGCGGACGGCCGCCGTCGTCGGCGCGACGGCCGTACTGCTGGCATCCAGTTGCAGCTGGCAGCTCGGTAATCCCATCCCGCAGGGCGTGCCACCGCCCCCCGGAGACCCGGTCCCGCCGGTCAGTACCGACGTCGCCTCGGGCCGGCCCGCCGACCAGCTCTATCAATGGGCCGCGGAGCGTGCCCCGATGCTCGGCATCCCCATCACCGCACTGGAGGCCTACGCCTACGCCGCGCGGGTCGCGGAGGTGGAGAACCCCAACTGTCATCTGGGCTGGACCACACTGGCTGGCATCGGCCAGATCGAGAGTCATCACGGCCACTACAACAACGCCACGGTGGCACGTAACGGAGACGTGCGGCCCAAGATCCGCGGGGTCCGGCTCGACGGCTCCGGAGGCAATCTGCACATCGTCGAGGACCTGCAACCGGACCTGGCCGACGACGACGGCGTGGTCCGCGCGATGGGCCCCATGCAGTTCATCCCGGAGACCTGGCGGCTCTACGGGGTCGACGCCAACAACGACGGCGTAGTCAGCCCCGACAACATCGACGACGCCGCCCTGTCGGCAGCCGGCTATCTGTGCTGGCGCGGCAAGGACCTGGCCACTCCCAAGGGCTGGATGACGGCGTTGATGGCCTACAACGAGTCGGAGATCTACGCCCGCGCAGTCCGGGATTGGGCCGCCGCGTACGCGGCCGGTCGCCCGCTGTAG
- the eno gene encoding phosphopyruvate hydratase, translated as MPIIQQVGAREILDSRGNPTVEVEVALEDGTFARAAVPSGASTGEHEAVELRDGGTRYGGKGVQKAVTAVLDQIAPAVIGISADDQRLVDQALVDLDGTPDKSRLGANAMLGVSLAVAKAAADSAALPLYRYLGGPNAHILPVPMMNILNGGAHADTGVDVQEFMVAPIGAPNFAEALRWGTEVYHSLKAVLKKQGLSTGLGDEGGFAPDVAGTTAALDLISTAIEATGLKLGTDVALALDVAATEFYTEGSGYAFEKQNRTAAQLAEFYAKLLDSYPLVSIEDPLSEDDWDGWVSLTSAIGDRVQLVGDDLFVTNPERLEEGIERGAANALLVKVNQIGTLTETLDAVTLAHHSGYRTMMSHRSGETEDTTIADLAVAVSSGQIKTGAPARSERVAKYNQLLRIEEELGDAARYAGELAFPRYAPESK; from the coding sequence GTGCCCATCATCCAGCAGGTCGGCGCCCGCGAGATTCTCGATTCCCGCGGCAACCCTACGGTCGAGGTCGAGGTCGCGCTGGAAGATGGCACGTTCGCCCGGGCCGCAGTGCCCTCCGGCGCATCCACCGGCGAGCACGAGGCCGTGGAACTCCGCGACGGTGGCACCCGCTACGGCGGCAAGGGCGTGCAGAAGGCGGTCACCGCGGTACTGGACCAGATCGCGCCGGCAGTCATCGGAATCAGCGCTGACGACCAGCGGCTGGTGGATCAGGCGCTGGTGGACCTCGACGGCACCCCGGACAAGTCTCGGTTGGGCGCAAACGCCATGCTCGGCGTCTCGCTGGCCGTGGCCAAGGCGGCCGCGGACTCCGCAGCGCTGCCGCTCTACCGCTACCTGGGCGGCCCCAACGCCCACATCCTGCCGGTGCCGATGATGAACATCCTCAACGGCGGCGCCCACGCCGACACCGGCGTCGACGTTCAGGAGTTCATGGTCGCCCCGATCGGCGCCCCCAACTTCGCCGAGGCGCTGCGCTGGGGCACCGAGGTCTACCACTCGTTGAAGGCAGTGCTGAAGAAGCAGGGGCTGTCCACCGGGCTCGGTGACGAGGGCGGCTTCGCGCCCGACGTCGCCGGCACCACCGCGGCGCTCGACCTGATCAGCACCGCGATCGAGGCCACCGGGCTCAAGCTGGGCACCGATGTCGCGCTGGCCCTCGACGTCGCGGCCACCGAGTTCTACACCGAGGGCAGCGGTTACGCGTTCGAGAAGCAGAACCGCACCGCGGCCCAGCTGGCCGAGTTCTACGCCAAGCTGCTCGACAGCTACCCGCTGGTGTCCATCGAAGACCCGCTGTCCGAGGACGACTGGGACGGCTGGGTGTCGTTGACCTCCGCGATCGGGGACCGGGTGCAGCTCGTCGGCGACGACTTGTTCGTCACCAACCCCGAGCGGCTCGAGGAAGGCATCGAGCGGGGTGCGGCGAACGCACTGCTGGTCAAGGTCAACCAGATCGGCACGCTGACCGAGACCCTGGACGCGGTGACCCTCGCCCACCACAGCGGCTACCGCACCATGATGAGCCACCGCAGCGGCGAGACCGAGGACACCACCATCGCCGATTTGGCGGTGGCGGTCAGCAGCGGCCAGATCAAGACCGGTGCCCCGGCCCGCAGCGAGCGGGTGGCCAAGTACAACCAGTTGCTGCGGATCGAGGAGGAGCTCGGCGACGCCGCCCGTTACGCCGGCGAGCTGGCCTTCCCCCGCTACGCGCCGGAGAGCAAGTAG
- a CDS encoding FtsB family cell division protein, which translates to MSDPKRPDAKRRAATSRPGRGGENGRAHPRRTPPVRRGAGAARTPPPSPAGAVKRAIAAAAEQSSELRVGFTARRAVILAAVMCVLTLTVAGPVRTFFAQHAEMKQQSQLETTLHRQITDLQQQKANLDDPAHIRAQARQRLGFVMPGEIPYQVQLPAPAEVPGEPGAEPLAAPSGDPWYTALWHTIADAPHPPPPPPVPPWVPVPPAPVVPVG; encoded by the coding sequence ATGTCCGATCCGAAACGGCCTGACGCCAAGCGGCGTGCCGCGACGTCGCGGCCGGGACGGGGCGGGGAGAACGGACGTGCGCACCCGCGCCGGACTCCGCCGGTACGGCGGGGGGCCGGCGCGGCGCGGACCCCACCGCCGTCACCGGCCGGTGCGGTCAAACGAGCCATCGCAGCGGCGGCCGAGCAGAGCTCGGAGCTGCGGGTCGGCTTCACCGCCCGGCGGGCGGTGATCCTGGCCGCGGTGATGTGCGTCCTCACGCTGACCGTCGCCGGGCCGGTCCGTACGTTCTTCGCCCAACACGCGGAGATGAAACAGCAGTCCCAATTGGAGACCACCCTGCACCGCCAGATCACCGATCTACAGCAACAGAAGGCCAACTTGGACGACCCCGCGCACATCCGGGCGCAGGCCCGTCAGCGGCTCGGTTTTGTCATGCCCGGCGAGATCCCGTATCAGGTCCAGCTGCCCGCGCCGGCCGAGGTGCCGGGCGAGCCGGGTGCCGAACCCCTGGCCGCGCCCAGCGGGGATCCCTGGTACACCGCGCTGTGGCACACCATCGCCGACGCGCCGCACCCTCCTCCGCCGCCGCCGGTACCGCCGTGGGTTCCGGTTCCGCCCGCACCGGTGGTGCCCGTTGGTTGA
- a CDS encoding DUF501 domain-containing protein → MVDTADLDAVGRQLGREPRGVLEISYRCPNGEPAVVKTAPKLPDGTPFPTLYYLTHPALTAAASRLESSGLMADMTERLRHDPQLAAGYRAAHESYLAERDAIETLGTTFTGGGMPDRVKCLHVLMAHSLAKGRGVNPFGDEALAILAAEPAMAGILRPQDWL, encoded by the coding sequence TTGGTTGATACCGCCGACCTGGACGCGGTGGGCCGGCAGCTGGGCCGAGAGCCGCGCGGTGTCCTGGAGATCTCCTATCGGTGCCCCAATGGCGAACCCGCCGTGGTCAAGACGGCCCCGAAGCTGCCGGACGGAACACCGTTTCCCACCCTGTACTACCTGACGCACCCGGCGCTGACCGCCGCGGCCAGCCGGTTGGAGTCGTCGGGCTTGATGGCCGACATGACCGAGCGACTGCGGCACGATCCCCAACTCGCCGCCGGCTACCGGGCCGCTCACGAGTCCTATCTCGCCGAGCGGGATGCGATCGAAACGCTGGGAACCACATTCACCGGCGGGGGCATGCCGGATCGGGTGAAATGCCTGCACGTGCTGATGGCGCATTCCCTGGCCAAGGGCCGCGGCGTCAACCCGTTCGGTGACGAGGCGCTGGCCATCCTGGCCGCCGAGCCGGCGATGGCGGGGATTCTCCGGCCCCAGGACTGGCTGTGA
- a CDS encoding Ppx/GppA phosphatase family protein, with product MAVTRLAGIDCGTNSIRLLIAEPVDGRLRDIHREMRVVRLGEGVDAIGKFAPEALERTRAALADYAELLVAHGVSRVRMVATSATRDAANRDVFFDMTAQVLGSAVAGAVAEVITGQEEAELSFRGAVGELDSADGPFVVVDLGGGSTEVVLGDPDNGVSASYSANIGCVRLTERCLHSDPPTAEEVAAARAVASELLGAAVQAVPVQHARTWVGVAGTMTTLSALAHGMTEYDSAAIHLSRVGFDDLRAVCDRLIGMSHAERAALGPMHPGRVDVIGGGAIVVEELARILAESAGIAELVVSEHDILDGIVLSIA from the coding sequence CTGGCTGTGACTCGCCTCGCGGGAATCGACTGCGGCACCAACTCGATTCGGCTGTTGATCGCTGAGCCGGTCGACGGCCGACTGCGCGACATCCACCGGGAGATGCGCGTCGTCCGGTTGGGGGAGGGCGTCGACGCGATCGGGAAATTTGCCCCCGAGGCGCTCGAGCGTACCCGTGCGGCGTTGGCCGACTACGCCGAGTTGCTGGTGGCACACGGTGTTTCACGCGTGCGGATGGTGGCGACCTCGGCCACCCGCGACGCGGCCAACCGTGACGTGTTCTTCGACATGACCGCGCAGGTACTGGGAAGCGCCGTTGCGGGGGCGGTCGCCGAGGTGATCACGGGCCAGGAGGAAGCCGAGCTGTCCTTCCGCGGCGCGGTAGGCGAATTGGACAGTGCCGACGGGCCATTCGTGGTCGTCGACCTCGGGGGTGGTTCCACCGAGGTGGTGCTGGGTGATCCGGACAACGGGGTGTCGGCGAGTTACTCGGCCAACATCGGCTGTGTCCGGCTGACCGAACGCTGCCTGCACTCCGACCCGCCTACCGCCGAAGAAGTCGCCGCTGCGCGCGCGGTGGCCAGCGAGCTGCTCGGAGCGGCGGTACAGGCGGTGCCGGTGCAGCACGCCCGAACCTGGGTGGGTGTGGCGGGCACCATGACCACGCTGTCAGCCCTGGCTCACGGAATGACCGAATACGATTCGGCCGCAATACATCTGTCGCGGGTCGGCTTCGATGATCTGAGGGCGGTCTGCGATCGCCTGATCGGCATGAGCCACGCCGAACGGGCCGCGCTGGGGCCGATGCACCCCGGCCGTGTCGACGTCATCGGCGGTGGCGCGATCGTGGTTGAGGAGCTGGCCCGCATCCTGGCTGAGAGCGCCGGAATCGCGGAGTTGGTGGTCAGCGAACACGACATCCTGGACGGCATTGTGCTGTCGATCGCCTAA
- a CDS encoding ATPase: MNLANAVGLTLAVTVVALLVAALLFPERF; encoded by the coding sequence GTGAACCTCGCCAATGCCGTTGGTCTGACGCTGGCTGTCACGGTGGTGGCGCTACTGGTGGCTGCACTGCTGTTCCCGGAACGGTTCTAG
- the kdpA gene encoding potassium-transporting ATPase subunit KdpA, with protein sequence MSTTAAGVWFLASLAVALVAVHLPLGDYMYRVYSRETHSRSERFIYRSIGVNPESEQTWAGYARSVLAFSAVCVVFLFVLQLIQGRLPLHLNDPATSMTPGLAWNTAVSFVTNTNWQAYAGESTQGHLVQMAGLAVQNFVSAAVGMAVAVAFVRGFVGRRAAALGSFWVDLVRGTLRILLPIAIVGATVLIAGGVVQNFHLNDQTIGTLAGAPQTIPGGPVASQEVIKLLGTNGGGFYNANSAHPFENPTAWTNWVEIFLLVVIAFSLPRTFGRMVGNAKQGHAIAGVMAVIALLSVSLLGWSQLAHHGTVPTAVGAATEGIEQRLGVADSAVFAAATTLTSTGAVDSTHDSYTSLGGLLTMVDMQLGEVAPGGVGSGLYGILVLAVITVFVAGLMVGRTPEYLGKKISPREIKLAASYFLVTPVVVLCGTAISMALPGPRSAMTNAGPHGLSEVLYAFTSAANNNGSAFAGLAADGTWYETALGVAMLIGRYLPMILVLALAGAFAAQGQTPQSVGTLPTHKPQFVGMVVGVTLILVALTFLPALALGPLAEGLH encoded by the coding sequence TTGAGTACGACAGCCGCGGGGGTGTGGTTCCTGGCGTCGTTGGCGGTGGCGCTGGTAGCGGTGCACCTACCGTTGGGCGACTACATGTATCGGGTCTATAGCCGTGAAACGCACTCCCGCAGCGAGCGATTCATCTACCGGTCGATCGGGGTCAACCCGGAGTCCGAGCAGACCTGGGCCGGTTACGCGCGCAGTGTGCTGGCGTTCTCCGCCGTGTGTGTGGTGTTCCTGTTCGTTCTGCAGCTCATCCAGGGCAGACTTCCGCTGCACCTGAATGATCCGGCGACATCGATGACTCCGGGTTTGGCGTGGAACACCGCGGTCAGCTTTGTCACCAACACCAACTGGCAGGCCTATGCCGGCGAGTCGACGCAGGGGCATCTGGTGCAGATGGCCGGTCTGGCGGTGCAGAACTTCGTCTCCGCCGCGGTCGGCATGGCGGTCGCCGTCGCGTTTGTTCGCGGGTTCGTTGGCCGGCGCGCCGCTGCGCTGGGCTCATTCTGGGTTGACCTGGTTCGCGGCACGCTGCGGATTCTGTTGCCGATCGCCATCGTCGGCGCGACGGTGTTGATCGCCGGCGGGGTCGTCCAGAACTTTCACCTCAATGATCAGACAATCGGGACTCTGGCCGGTGCACCGCAGACCATTCCGGGCGGCCCGGTGGCCAGCCAAGAGGTGATCAAGCTACTCGGCACCAATGGGGGCGGCTTCTACAACGCCAACTCCGCGCATCCGTTTGAGAATCCGACCGCGTGGACCAACTGGGTCGAGATCTTCCTGCTGGTGGTCATAGCGTTCTCGCTGCCCCGCACATTCGGTCGAATGGTGGGCAACGCCAAGCAAGGCCACGCGATCGCCGGGGTCATGGCCGTGATCGCCCTCCTCAGCGTCAGCCTGCTCGGCTGGTCGCAGCTGGCGCATCACGGCACCGTCCCGACGGCCGTGGGGGCCGCGACGGAAGGGATCGAGCAGCGGCTCGGCGTGGCAGACTCGGCGGTCTTCGCCGCGGCGACCACGCTGACCTCCACTGGCGCTGTGGATTCCACCCACGACTCCTATACCAGTCTGGGTGGCCTGCTGACGATGGTCGACATGCAGCTTGGGGAGGTCGCCCCCGGCGGTGTCGGATCGGGCCTGTACGGCATCTTGGTTCTCGCGGTGATCACCGTGTTCGTCGCCGGGTTGATGGTCGGAAGGACCCCGGAATACCTGGGCAAGAAGATCAGTCCACGCGAGATCAAGCTGGCGGCAAGTTATTTCCTGGTGACCCCAGTGGTGGTGCTGTGCGGAACGGCCATCTCGATGGCGTTGCCGGGCCCGCGCTCGGCTATGACCAATGCTGGACCGCACGGACTCTCCGAAGTGCTCTACGCGTTCACCTCCGCGGCCAACAACAACGGTTCCGCGTTCGCGGGCTTGGCAGCCGACGGGACGTGGTACGAGACCGCGCTGGGGGTGGCGATGCTCATCGGCAGGTATCTGCCGATGATCTTGGTGCTTGCACTTGCCGGGGCGTTCGCTGCACAGGGGCAGACACCGCAATCCGTTGGCACACTGCCCACCCATAAACCCCAATTCGTCGGCATGGTCGTCGGGGTGACACTCATTCTGGTCGCCCTGACCTTCCTGCCGGCACTGGCCTTGGGGCCACTCGCTGAAGGGCTGCATTGA
- a CDS encoding potassium-transporting ATPase subunit C — protein sequence MRSAGLIRGHWAALRALLVFTVVLGVGYPVLVWLVAQIPGLHGRAEGSLITDAAGRPVASALIGQSFTDAAGRPLPQYFQGRPSGAGIGYDALASGASNLGPESIVDMPDRPSLLTQVCARSVEVAQTEGLAVGAGGRPFCTAGGRGAVLAVFGPRGPNGTVARPTRVVSVNEPCAPGSAQFVSGYRGVRVECARPGEDYSAGQIVPIRGAAAEHPRVPADAVTASGSGLDPDISPAYAELQVDRVAKARGIPAEQVRAVLRAHRSGRLLGFLGETRVNVVAVNLELDHEHPVPGCCFDG from the coding sequence ATGAGATCTGCGGGCTTGATTCGGGGTCACTGGGCCGCGCTGCGTGCCCTGCTCGTTTTCACCGTTGTGCTCGGCGTCGGCTACCCGGTTTTGGTCTGGCTGGTGGCGCAGATCCCGGGCCTGCACGGACGTGCAGAGGGTTCATTGATCACCGACGCCGCTGGTCGACCGGTCGCAAGCGCACTGATCGGGCAATCGTTCACCGACGCTGCGGGCCGGCCACTCCCGCAGTATTTTCAGGGCAGGCCGTCGGGGGCGGGAATCGGCTACGACGCCTTGGCCAGCGGAGCGAGCAATCTGGGCCCGGAGAGCATCGTCGACATGCCCGATCGGCCGAGCCTGCTCACCCAGGTCTGCGCCCGCAGTGTGGAAGTTGCCCAGACCGAGGGCCTGGCAGTCGGGGCAGGAGGGCGGCCGTTCTGCACTGCCGGTGGGCGGGGCGCGGTGCTGGCCGTGTTCGGCCCGCGCGGCCCCAACGGCACCGTCGCCCGCCCGACCCGTGTGGTCAGCGTCAACGAGCCGTGTGCCCCCGGGAGTGCGCAGTTTGTGTCCGGCTATCGCGGCGTTCGGGTGGAATGTGCCCGGCCAGGCGAGGATTACTCGGCCGGCCAGATCGTCCCGATCCGGGGCGCCGCGGCCGAGCACCCGCGGGTTCCCGCCGACGCCGTCACCGCCAGCGGCAGCGGCCTGGACCCCGATATCTCACCGGCCTACGCCGAGCTCCAAGTCGACCGGGTCGCGAAGGCCCGGGGGATTCCCGCCGAACAGGTCCGCGCCGTGCTCCGTGCGCACCGGAGCGGGCGACTGCTCGGGTTCCTCGGTGAGACCCGCGTCAACGTGGTCGCGGTGAACTTGGAACTCGACCACGAGCATCCTGTTCCCGGCTGCTGTTTCGATGGATGA
- a CDS encoding sensor histidine kinase — translation MDDSPVSAYSSRGRRGELRIYLGAAPGVGKTYAMLGEAHRRLGRGTDLVAAVIETHGRVKTAELLQGIEVVPPRLIDYRGRRFPELDVPAVLARRPQVVLVDELAHTNTPGSVNHKRWQDVEELLAAGITVISTVNVQHLESLNDVVAQITGVEQQETVPDSFVRQASQIELVDIAPEALRRRLAHGNVYAPEKVDAALSNYFRSGNLTALRELALLWVADQVDATLAKYRADKRITATWEARERVVVAVTGGPESETLVRRASRIASKSSAELLALHVLAGDGHSAVPTARMGKIRELAVSLGASLHIVVGDDVPTALLDFAREVNATQLVLGTSRRSRWAQLFDEGIGPAVVRRSGKIDVHIVTHEESKQVSRFAPISPRQRRVLPWLAAVLVPSAVCAITATWLDPVLRLGGESALFFVSVLAVALLGGVAPAILSALISGLLLNYFLIDPRHSFTIAETDSAVTEIVLLLVAVAVSVLVDRAAERAREAGRASQEAELLALFAGSVLRGADLETLLERVRETYSLRAVSILRRSTIDGQQAGQTVIAAAGNDPCTSVDAADTAIDVGDDEFWMLIAGRQLAARDRRVLSAVAKQAAGLVRQRELTDEASRSEAVMRADELRRSLLSAVSHDLRTPLAAAKAAASSLRADDVGFSPQDTSELLATVEESIDQLTALVGNLLDSSRLAAGVVHPELGRVYLDEAVQRALVSIGRGNTGFFRSGIDRVKVDVGDEVALADAGLLERVLANLLDNALRYAPDGPIRVSACQVGDRVLINVADQGRGLPPGGERLFEPFQRIGDQNNTTGIGLGLSVARGFVESMGGTVSATETPGGGLTMVVDLAAPPAT, via the coding sequence ATGGATGATTCTCCGGTGAGTGCTTATAGCTCGCGCGGACGACGCGGGGAGTTGCGCATCTATCTGGGTGCGGCCCCCGGCGTCGGCAAGACATACGCGATGCTCGGCGAGGCCCACCGGCGCTTGGGCCGCGGCACCGACCTGGTGGCCGCTGTGATCGAGACGCACGGTCGGGTAAAGACAGCGGAACTGCTGCAGGGCATCGAGGTGGTCCCGCCGCGCCTGATCGACTATCGGGGAAGGCGTTTCCCCGAGCTCGACGTGCCAGCGGTGCTGGCACGTCGACCGCAGGTGGTGCTCGTCGACGAGTTGGCCCATACCAACACGCCGGGCAGCGTGAACCACAAGAGGTGGCAGGACGTCGAGGAATTGCTCGCTGCGGGGATCACGGTGATCTCTACGGTCAACGTGCAACATCTGGAGAGCCTCAACGACGTCGTCGCGCAGATCACGGGGGTCGAACAGCAGGAGACGGTGCCGGATTCGTTCGTCCGTCAGGCGTCGCAGATCGAGCTCGTCGACATCGCTCCGGAGGCGCTTCGCCGAAGGCTCGCCCACGGCAACGTCTATGCGCCGGAGAAGGTCGACGCAGCGTTGTCCAACTACTTTCGAAGTGGAAATCTCACCGCGCTACGGGAATTGGCGCTGTTATGGGTGGCCGACCAAGTGGACGCCACGCTGGCGAAGTACCGCGCAGACAAGAGGATCACCGCCACTTGGGAAGCCCGCGAGCGGGTGGTGGTGGCCGTCACCGGCGGCCCGGAGTCGGAGACGCTGGTACGGCGCGCCTCGCGGATCGCATCGAAGTCCAGCGCCGAATTGCTGGCGCTTCATGTGCTGGCCGGCGACGGTCACTCGGCTGTACCCACTGCGCGGATGGGAAAGATTCGTGAGCTGGCGGTCAGTCTCGGTGCGTCCCTGCACATCGTCGTCGGCGACGACGTGCCGACCGCGCTGCTGGATTTCGCCCGGGAAGTCAACGCGACCCAGCTTGTGCTCGGCACGTCGCGGCGGTCCCGCTGGGCGCAGTTGTTCGACGAGGGCATCGGCCCGGCGGTGGTGCGGCGGTCCGGCAAGATCGATGTACACATCGTGACTCATGAAGAGTCCAAGCAAGTTTCCCGATTCGCACCGATTTCACCGCGGCAGCGGCGTGTGCTGCCGTGGCTGGCGGCGGTGCTCGTGCCGTCCGCGGTCTGCGCGATCACCGCGACATGGCTGGATCCGGTGCTGCGCCTCGGTGGCGAGAGTGCACTGTTCTTCGTCAGCGTGCTGGCGGTGGCCCTGCTCGGCGGCGTGGCCCCAGCAATACTTTCAGCGCTGATATCCGGTCTGCTGCTCAATTACTTCCTGATCGACCCCCGGCACAGTTTCACCATCGCTGAGACCGATTCGGCGGTTACTGAGATCGTGCTGCTGTTGGTGGCGGTTGCGGTGTCGGTGCTCGTGGATCGCGCCGCCGAACGCGCCCGGGAAGCCGGGCGTGCATCCCAGGAGGCCGAGTTACTGGCTCTGTTCGCCGGCTCCGTACTGCGGGGCGCCGACCTCGAGACGCTGCTGGAACGCGTCCGGGAGACGTATTCCCTGCGGGCGGTGAGCATCCTGCGGAGATCCACGATCGACGGCCAGCAGGCCGGCCAAACGGTGATCGCGGCAGCGGGCAACGACCCGTGTACGAGTGTCGACGCTGCGGACACCGCCATCGACGTCGGCGACGACGAGTTCTGGATGCTGATTGCCGGCCGACAGTTGGCGGCGCGTGATCGACGCGTGCTGTCCGCAGTGGCCAAACAGGCGGCCGGATTGGTCAGGCAACGTGAGCTGACCGACGAGGCAAGTCGATCCGAAGCTGTCATGCGAGCCGATGAGCTGCGCCGCTCGCTGCTGTCAGCGGTCAGCCACGATCTGCGTACACCGCTCGCCGCGGCGAAGGCTGCGGCGTCGAGTCTGCGCGCCGACGACGTCGGGTTCTCGCCGCAGGACACCAGCGAATTGCTGGCCACGGTGGAGGAGTCGATCGACCAACTCACCGCTCTGGTCGGCAACCTCCTCGATTCATCCCGGTTGGCCGCCGGAGTGGTACACCCCGAGCTGGGCCGGGTGTACCTGGACGAAGCCGTGCAACGGGCTCTGGTCAGCATTGGCAGGGGTAACACCGGCTTCTTCCGCTCCGGCATCGACCGCGTCAAAGTCGACGTCGGCGACGAGGTGGCGCTGGCCGACGCCGGACTGCTGGAACGGGTGCTGGCAAATCTCCTGGACAACGCTTTGCGCTATGCCCCCGATGGCCCGATCCGGGTCAGTGCGTGTCAGGTCGGTGATCGGGTTCTGATCAACGTCGCCGATCAGGGGCGTGGCCTACCGCCGGGCGGGGAGCGCCTGTTCGAGCCGTTTCAGCGGATCGGCGATCAGAACAACACCACCGGGATCGGGCTGGGCTTATCGGTAGCACGCGGGTTCGTCGAGTCGATGGGCGGAACGGTCTCCGCCACGGAGACGCCGGGAGGCGGCCTCACCATGGTGGTGGATCTGGCCGCGCCCCCAGCGACGTGA
- a CDS encoding DUF1942 domain-containing protein, which yields MMFSQIAKKAAVAAAGLTTAGMLAVAPASADPTVVGFGQTQEIQSPGGAIAYTVNDLQPSGHNDGIWYSDVTARAVSGSPTPNIADFNARAVNSSTFAVMKGNEVDGLPNGPIAAGSQTSGRLYFDVKNGTAPDSVVYRDAAGIDKVVWKHA from the coding sequence GTGATGTTCTCCCAGATCGCCAAGAAGGCGGCAGTAGCAGCGGCCGGCCTCACGACGGCCGGAATGCTTGCGGTGGCACCGGCTTCTGCGGACCCGACGGTGGTCGGATTCGGTCAAACCCAAGAGATTCAGAGCCCGGGTGGGGCCATCGCCTACACCGTCAACGACCTGCAACCCAGCGGGCACAACGACGGCATTTGGTACTCGGATGTGACGGCCCGGGCGGTAAGCGGTTCGCCCACTCCGAACATCGCTGACTTCAACGCACGCGCCGTCAACAGCTCAACGTTCGCGGTGATGAAGGGCAATGAGGTCGACGGCCTGCCCAACGGGCCGATCGCCGCAGGCAGCCAGACCAGCGGGCGGCTCTACTTCGATGTCAAGAACGGCACCGCGCCCGACAGCGTCGTCTACCGCGACGCCGCCGGAATCGACAAGGTTGTCTGGAAGCACGCATAA
- a CDS encoding response regulator → MSTRVLVVDDEPQILRALKINLSVRGYEVVTAATGAGALRAAAEQRPDVVILDLGLPDISGIEVLAGLRGWLTVPVIVLSARTDSADKVEALDAGADDYVTKPFGMDEFLARLRAAARRNAATAETDQPIVETASFTVDLAAKKVTKNGGEVHLTPTEWGMLEMLVRNRGKLVGRDELLTQVWGPAYAKETQYLRVYLAQLRRKLENDPSNPKHLLTEAGMGYRFEV, encoded by the coding sequence ATGAGCACACGAGTCCTGGTAGTCGACGACGAGCCGCAGATTCTGCGCGCACTGAAGATCAACCTGTCAGTGCGCGGCTACGAAGTCGTCACCGCGGCGACCGGCGCCGGTGCCCTGCGTGCCGCCGCCGAGCAACGCCCCGACGTGGTGATCCTCGATCTGGGGCTGCCCGACATCTCCGGCATCGAGGTGCTCGCCGGACTGCGGGGCTGGCTGACCGTGCCGGTGATCGTGCTGTCCGCTCGCACCGACTCGGCCGACAAGGTGGAGGCGCTCGACGCCGGTGCCGACGACTACGTGACCAAACCATTCGGAATGGACGAATTCCTGGCTCGGTTGCGCGCCGCCGCACGACGCAACGCCGCGACCGCCGAAACCGACCAGCCAATCGTGGAGACCGCTTCGTTCACAGTGGATCTGGCAGCCAAGAAAGTCACCAAGAACGGCGGCGAGGTTCATCTGACTCCCACCGAATGGGGCATGCTGGAGATGCTGGTGCGAAACCGGGGAAAGCTGGTCGGCCGTGACGAGTTACTCACCCAGGTTTGGGGCCCGGCATACGCAAAGGAAACTCAATATCTTCGGGTCTATCTGGCGCAGTTGCGTCGCAAACTCGAGAACGATCCGTCGAACCCCAAACACCTGCTCACCGAGGCAGGGATGGGCTATCGATTCGAAGTGTGA